In one Magallana gigas chromosome 7, xbMagGiga1.1, whole genome shotgun sequence genomic region, the following are encoded:
- the LOC105321016 gene encoding protein canopy 4, producing MLKIFFGFTLVLLLNVVGINCNDDDSGVILPSMCEVCKFFVTELQSRLDETGKTKETLQVGHGLDKKKKIVYHKSELRLTEALTDPHVCDKILEYNVHKERSGSNRFAKGRSETMETLHGLVNKGVKVELGIPHELWDAPSAEVTDMQRKCFKMAEEYEDEIEDWYFNHQEKDLMTYLCANRALRKDDKKCLTEKYEPKGKREKVDTNEKTAKKKNKKKSKGEEGEKDTKDEL from the exons atgctcaaaatatttttcggtTTTACGTTAGTTCTGCTGTTGAATGTGGTTGGAATCAATTGTAACGATGATGATTCGGGAGTTATTTTACCAAGCATGTGCGAAG TGTGTAAGTTTTTTGTCACCGAACTGCAAAGCAGATTAGATGAAACTGGAAAGACCAAAGAAACTTTACAGGTTGGTCATGGATTAGACAAGAAAAAGAAGATTGTGTATCATAAGTC AGAACTGAGATTGACAGAGGCACTCACTGATCCACATGTTTGTGATAAAATCCTAGAATACAACGTTCACAAGGAAAGGTCAGGGAGCAATAGGTTTGCCAAAGGTCGTAGTGAAACAATGGAAACATTACATGGATTAGT AAATAAAGGGGTAAAAGTGGAGTTAGGAATTCCTCATGAACTGTGGGATGCACCTTCTGCTGAGGTGACAGATATGCAAAGAAAG tgtttcaaaatggcggagGAGTATGAAGATGAGATAGAAGACTGGTATTTCAACCATCAGGAAAAGGATCTGATGACATATCTGTGTGCTAACCGTGCCCTCCGCAAGGATGACAAAA AATGCTTAACAGAGAAGTATGAACCCAAAGGGAAAAGAGAAAAAGTTGACACCAATGaaaaaactgcaaaaaaaaagaataaaa agaAATCAAAGGGAGAAGAAGGAGAAAAAGATACAAAAGATGAATTATGA
- the LOC105321017 gene encoding actin-related protein 2/3 complex subunit 1A, whose product MSAYSFGVTPITCHAWNGKGDEIAISKNDQNIEIYKKTSGGYDQTATLSEHGQRVTGIDWEPQHNRIVTSGADRNAYVWEFQSGAWKPCLVILRINRAASCVKWSPNGDKFAVGSGSRLVSICYFEEENHWWVSKHIKKPIRSTITCLDWHPNNVLIAAGSSDFKARIFSAYIKEIESKPTSTCWGAKMPFANCMFEVSNGGGGWVQDVSFSASGELLAFVGHDSSISVVNGANNQQLAVLKGAFLPMLSLTWIGPHSIVAAGHDCVPKLFRYSDDGNVTFVSDLDIAQEKEAGTMSAMNRFRNLDKKATADSSTELKTKHQNTITQVSIYSGTKDNCNKFCTAGKDGQMIIWDVKSLESSISGLKIS is encoded by the exons ATGTCTGCATACAGTTTTGGTGTAACCCCTATCACCTGCCATGCATGGAATGGGAAGGGAGATG AGATAGCAATATCCAAAAATGATCAAAACATCGAAATTTACAAGAAGACCTCGGGGGGATATGATCAGACTGCTACCTTGTCTGAACACGGTCAGCGGGTCACAGGAATAGACTGGGAACCCCAGCACAATAGGATTGTTACCAGTGGAGCT GATAGAAATGCCTATGTTTGGGAGTTCCAGAGTGGGGCTTGGAAGCCATGCCTGGTCATTCTGAGGATCAACCGGGCAGCTTCTTGTGTCAAGTGGTCACCAAATG GTGATAAATTTGCTGTGGGCAGTGGCTCCAGGCTTGTCTCCATTTGTTACTTTGAGGAGGAGAACCATTGGTGGGTCAGCAAGCACATCAAGAAGCCCATTAGGTCCACCATCACCTG CTTGGACTGGCATCCAAACAATGTCCTGATTGCTGCTGGATCTTCTGATTTTAAAGCAAG GATTTTCTCTGCTTACATAAAGGAGATTGAAAGCAAACCCACATCAACCTGCTGGGGAGCTAAGATGCCTTTTGCCAACTGCATGTTTGAGGTGTCCAATGGAGGAG GTGGATGGGTTCAAGATGTCTCTTTCTCAGCCAGTGGAGAGTTGCTGGCCTTTGTGGGACATGATTCCAGCATCAGTGTAGTAAATGGAGCCAACAACCAGCA ATTAGCAGTGCTGAAGGGAGCCTTTCTGCCTATGTTGAGTCTCACCTGGATCGGACCTCACAGCATTGTGGCAGCA GGACATGACTGTGTCCCCAAGTTGTTCCGGTACAGCGATGACGGAAATGTGACCtttgtcagtgaccttgacatTGCTCAAGAGAAGGAAGCGGGAACTATGAG TGCTATGAACCGTTTCCGAAACTTGGACAAGAAGGCCACGGCAGACTCGTCCACTGAACTGAAAACCAAGCACCAAAACACAATCAC GCAAGTGTCTATTTACTCCGGAACTAAGGATAACTGTAACAAGTTCTGTACAGCAGGAAAGGATGGACAAATGATTATTTGGGATGTCAAG tCCCTGGAGAGCTCCATTTCTGGCTTGAAAATTTCTTAA